A section of the Euzebyales bacterium genome encodes:
- a CDS encoding maleylpyruvate isomerase N-terminal domain-containing protein, translating into MDDDVALDVLRDAAEELADTAVQDLSRDAVTYPGWSIADLVVHTGRIHRWVTEIVRTLATQRLAQPDVAQRPDDLIGWFRAGAADVMDALAATSPTTPVWTFAGEPTVGFWRRRMALETTIHRWDVQRVFGDAPPIADDVAVAGVTEALEIYLEPRLRGAEVCGDGEIVGLRALTGANSWAVRLQPDAIEVLRTDHADAWVEGTPADLWLFLMGRAPRDVLDVRGPAEGVDRLERAIGLLSPPAR; encoded by the coding sequence CCGCCGTACAGGACCTCAGCCGCGACGCGGTGACCTACCCGGGTTGGTCGATCGCGGATCTGGTCGTCCACACCGGACGCATCCATCGCTGGGTCACCGAGATCGTGCGGACCCTGGCGACGCAGCGGCTGGCGCAGCCTGACGTCGCGCAACGGCCGGACGACCTCATCGGCTGGTTTCGCGCAGGCGCGGCGGACGTGATGGACGCGTTGGCGGCAACCAGCCCGACGACGCCGGTGTGGACGTTCGCCGGAGAGCCGACTGTTGGGTTCTGGCGGCGGCGGATGGCGCTGGAGACCACCATCCACCGCTGGGACGTTCAGCGCGTGTTCGGTGACGCACCGCCGATCGCCGATGACGTGGCCGTCGCGGGCGTCACCGAGGCACTGGAGATCTACCTGGAACCCCGGCTCCGCGGTGCCGAGGTCTGCGGCGATGGTGAGATCGTGGGTCTACGGGCCCTCACTGGAGCCAACAGTTGGGCGGTCCGCCTGCAGCCCGACGCGATCGAGGTGCTTCGCACCGACCACGCTGACGCCTGGGTGGAGGGAACACCGGCCGACCTGTGGCTGTTTCTCATGGGTCGGGCGCCACGCGACGTGCTCGACGTCCGCGGTCCGGCGGAGGGCGTCGATCGCCTGGAGCGTGCCATCGGGTTGCTGTCGCCGCCTGCACGCTGA